In Diceros bicornis minor isolate mBicDic1 chromosome 23, mDicBic1.mat.cur, whole genome shotgun sequence, a single genomic region encodes these proteins:
- the HMGN3 gene encoding high mobility group nucleosome-binding domain-containing protein 3 isoform X1 — translation MPKRKSPENAEGKDGSKVTKQEPTRRSARLSAKPAPPKPEPKPRKTSAKKEPGTKINKGAKGKKEEKQEAGKEGTAPSENGETKAEEIHISRSTVNVSASRGTPPSTLSVKGQIETVRVKGTVDNPACLQ, via the exons tcTCCAGAGAATGCAGAGGGCAAGGATGGATCCAAAGTAACTAAACAGGAG CCCACCAGACGGTCCGCCAGGTTGTCCGCG AAACCTGCTCCACCAAAACCTGAGCCTAAACCAAGAAAAACATCTGCTAAG AAAGAACCTGGGACAAAGATTAACAAAGGTGCtaaagggaagaaggaggaaaagcaGGAAGCTGGAAAGGAAGGTACTGCACCATCTGAAAATGGTGAAACTAAAGCTGAAGAG ATCCACATCTCTCGCTCAACTGTTAATGTCTCAGCCTCCAGAGGTACCCCACCCAGCACACTGTCAGTAAAGGGGCAGATCGAAACAGTGAGAGTTAAGGGTACAGTAGACAATCCTGCATGTTTGCAGTGA
- the HMGN3 gene encoding high mobility group nucleosome-binding domain-containing protein 3 isoform X2 produces MPKRKSPENAEGKDGSKVTKQEPTRRSARLSAKPAPPKPEPKPRKTSAKKEPGTKINKGAKGKKEEKQEAGKEGTAPSENGETKAEEIHISRSTVNVSASRGTEN; encoded by the exons tcTCCAGAGAATGCAGAGGGCAAGGATGGATCCAAAGTAACTAAACAGGAG CCCACCAGACGGTCCGCCAGGTTGTCCGCG AAACCTGCTCCACCAAAACCTGAGCCTAAACCAAGAAAAACATCTGCTAAG AAAGAACCTGGGACAAAGATTAACAAAGGTGCtaaagggaagaaggaggaaaagcaGGAAGCTGGAAAGGAAGGTACTGCACCATCTGAAAATGGTGAAACTAAAGCTGAAGAG ATCCACATCTCTCGCTCAACTGTTAATGTCTCAGCCTCCAGAG GCACAGAAAACTGA
- the HMGN3 gene encoding high mobility group nucleosome-binding domain-containing protein 3 isoform X3 — translation MPKRKSPENAEGKDGSKVTKQEPTRRSARLSAKPAPPKPEPKPRKTSAKKEPGTKINKGAKGKKEEKQEAGKEGTAPSENGETKAEEAQKTESVDNEGE, via the exons tcTCCAGAGAATGCAGAGGGCAAGGATGGATCCAAAGTAACTAAACAGGAG CCCACCAGACGGTCCGCCAGGTTGTCCGCG AAACCTGCTCCACCAAAACCTGAGCCTAAACCAAGAAAAACATCTGCTAAG AAAGAACCTGGGACAAAGATTAACAAAGGTGCtaaagggaagaaggaggaaaagcaGGAAGCTGGAAAGGAAGGTACTGCACCATCTGAAAATGGTGAAACTAAAGCTGAAGAG GCACAGAAAACTGAATCTGTAGATAACGAGGGAGAATGA